A genomic region of Catalinimonas niigatensis contains the following coding sequences:
- the gltB gene encoding glutamate synthase large subunit has translation MKDSRQQTLYSPEFEHDACGIGFVANLKGKKSHQIVEDAIIMLQNMEHRGACGCEPDTGDGAGILVQKPHEFFHEELKLQGITLPDFDKYGVAMIFFPLDEGKRVQCYQLWKETVDKLGLELIGHRKVPTNNHSLGRSAKLVEHHVEQAFLRFKDHSNTDTMALERRLFILKNFVSHTIHQEIEDTIDRFYIASCSYNTIVYKGQLTTFQLRPYYTDLQKHNFESALALVHSRFSTNTFPKWKLAQPFRFIAHNGEINTIRGNVNWMRSKEALLKSSLFTKEELDMVVPICDASFSDSANLDNIVELLYLGGRSLPHVMMMLIPEAWQDNDLLEDPKKAFYEYHAAMMEPWDGPASICFTDGKMVGATLDRNGLRPSRYLLTEDDKLVMSSEAGALPVDESKVILKGRLQPGRMFVANLEEGRIISDEEIKQEVCSQKPYRAWLNDHKYYLHELPEPQNLNGQDKKASDELPLLTRQMTLGYTTEDLKVILAPMVSSGKEPIGSMGVDIPLAVLSDHSQHLANYFKQLFAQVSNPPIDPIRERLVMSLFTSVGGMKNVLDETPEHARQINMLQPVLTNEDLKKLKYLNLPGFKTHTIDATFSASGQAGELEAAIDRISVEAEKAVREGANILIISDRNFDHKNAPIPSLLATGAIHHYLIRHDVRSEVGLVVETGDVRETHHVATLIGYGAHAVNPYLAFETLEDLKTQKLVHVDLPTEKLQKRFIKAVNSGLLKIFSKMGISTLQSYHGAQIFEALGVSKKVVDKCFAGTMTRIEGVDFDDIAKETLVRHRMAFPEEPQESLTLEVGGVYQWKRRGERHMFNPQTIHLLQNSTRKNDYQQYKQYAKLINDQAQRANTLRGLMEFNSNRKPVPIEEVESKEIIFKRFATGAMSFGSISHEAHSTLAIAMNRIGGKSNSGEGGEDEIRFERKPNGDWERSSIKQVASGRFGVTSHYLTNASELQIKMAQGAKPGEGGQLPGHKVDDWIGRVRHSTPGVGLISPPPHHDIYSIEDLAQLIYDLKNTNREARINVKLVASSGVGTIAAGVSKAHADVVLISGHDGGTGASPISSIRHAGLPWELGLSETHQTLVKNNLRSRITVQTDGQIKTGRDIAVAILLGAEEFGVSTAALVTEGCIMMRKCHLNTCPVGVATQDPDLRALFTGKAEHVVNLFTFLAEELREIMAELGFRTVNEMVGQVDCLKVRDNIDHWKLKKLDLSRILAKEEASAHVGIYKQQEQDHGIEEVLDWELLKAAKPALENAEPAQAHFKLINTNRSVGALLSNEISKKFGKPGLPAGTINFKFKGSAGQSFAAFTAPGIRFELEGEANDYFGKGLSGSELIIYPHKESKYVPEKNMIIGNVAFYGATSGDAYIRGMAGERFCVRNSGVRAVVEGIGDHGCEYMTGGVVVVLGKTGRNFAAGMSGGMAFVYDVDKTFEKYCNKELVDLEKPDMDDQMMIKGMISRHQQYTNSTVAAELLENWEDSLQHFVKVMPAEFKAVLKERKEQQELSENEDIKAKAASKV, from the coding sequence ATGAAAGATTCTCGACAACAAACCCTATACTCACCAGAGTTTGAGCATGATGCATGTGGCATTGGCTTTGTGGCTAATCTTAAAGGAAAGAAGTCACATCAGATTGTTGAAGATGCTATTATCATGTTGCAAAATATGGAACACAGGGGTGCTTGTGGTTGTGAACCTGATACTGGTGACGGAGCAGGTATTCTGGTACAAAAGCCTCATGAATTTTTCCATGAAGAATTAAAACTCCAGGGGATTACACTTCCGGATTTTGACAAATATGGCGTGGCTATGATCTTTTTTCCTCTGGATGAAGGCAAAAGAGTCCAGTGTTATCAACTGTGGAAAGAAACAGTTGATAAGTTAGGGCTTGAGCTAATAGGCCATCGTAAAGTTCCTACCAACAATCATAGCCTTGGGCGTTCTGCAAAATTGGTAGAGCACCATGTAGAACAGGCTTTTCTCCGTTTTAAAGATCATAGCAATACTGATACTATGGCTTTAGAGCGTAGACTTTTTATCCTTAAAAACTTTGTATCCCATACTATTCACCAAGAGATAGAAGATACAATAGACAGGTTTTATATCGCTTCGTGCTCTTATAATACTATAGTATATAAGGGGCAACTTACTACTTTTCAGTTGCGTCCCTACTATACTGACTTGCAAAAGCATAATTTTGAGTCAGCATTGGCATTGGTACACTCACGTTTCTCTACCAACACTTTCCCTAAGTGGAAATTAGCCCAGCCATTCCGGTTCATTGCTCATAATGGTGAGATCAATACGATTCGTGGAAATGTAAACTGGATGCGCTCCAAAGAAGCGTTGCTGAAATCCAGCCTTTTTACTAAAGAAGAACTGGATATGGTAGTGCCAATCTGTGATGCCTCTTTCTCAGACTCGGCCAACCTAGACAATATTGTTGAGCTTCTATACCTGGGAGGTCGTTCTCTTCCCCATGTTATGATGATGCTGATCCCGGAAGCATGGCAAGATAATGATTTGCTGGAGGACCCTAAAAAGGCCTTCTATGAATATCATGCAGCCATGATGGAACCCTGGGATGGTCCTGCTTCTATCTGTTTCACCGATGGTAAGATGGTTGGCGCTACATTGGATAGGAATGGACTGCGTCCTTCTCGCTATCTGCTCACTGAAGATGATAAGCTAGTCATGTCTTCTGAAGCAGGAGCCTTGCCGGTAGACGAATCTAAAGTAATACTGAAAGGACGTTTGCAACCAGGTCGTATGTTTGTGGCTAATCTGGAAGAAGGACGTATTATCAGCGATGAAGAAATCAAGCAGGAGGTATGCTCGCAAAAACCTTATCGTGCGTGGCTCAACGACCATAAATACTACCTGCATGAACTGCCTGAGCCTCAGAACCTAAATGGACAGGATAAAAAGGCTTCTGACGAATTGCCCCTTCTTACCCGGCAGATGACACTCGGCTATACTACCGAAGATTTGAAAGTGATTTTGGCCCCTATGGTGAGCTCCGGCAAAGAACCCATTGGTTCTATGGGCGTAGATATTCCATTAGCAGTACTTTCTGACCATAGTCAGCATCTGGCGAATTACTTCAAACAACTATTTGCGCAGGTAAGTAATCCTCCTATTGATCCTATCCGTGAGCGCCTGGTGATGTCTCTCTTTACCAGTGTAGGAGGAATGAAAAATGTGCTGGACGAAACTCCTGAGCACGCACGCCAGATCAACATGCTGCAACCGGTGTTGACCAATGAAGATTTGAAAAAACTGAAGTACCTTAATCTTCCAGGATTCAAAACGCATACCATTGACGCTACCTTCAGTGCCAGCGGACAAGCAGGTGAACTAGAAGCAGCTATAGATCGTATCAGCGTAGAAGCTGAAAAAGCAGTTCGTGAAGGAGCCAATATCCTGATCATCTCAGACCGCAACTTTGATCACAAAAATGCTCCTATTCCTTCTTTATTAGCTACCGGAGCAATTCACCATTATTTGATCAGGCATGACGTTCGCTCCGAGGTTGGATTGGTAGTAGAAACAGGAGATGTTCGGGAAACCCATCATGTAGCAACACTCATTGGGTATGGAGCACATGCTGTGAATCCTTACCTGGCTTTTGAGACATTAGAAGACCTCAAAACACAGAAGCTGGTACATGTAGATTTACCCACTGAAAAACTTCAGAAGCGTTTTATTAAAGCAGTAAATTCTGGTTTGCTGAAGATTTTCTCAAAAATGGGTATCTCTACCTTGCAGTCTTATCATGGAGCACAGATTTTTGAAGCACTGGGGGTAAGCAAAAAAGTGGTTGATAAGTGCTTTGCAGGTACCATGACCCGTATTGAAGGAGTAGATTTTGATGATATTGCCAAAGAAACGCTGGTACGCCATCGTATGGCTTTCCCTGAGGAGCCTCAGGAGTCACTCACCCTGGAAGTAGGAGGAGTATATCAGTGGAAACGTCGGGGTGAACGTCATATGTTTAACCCTCAAACCATCCACTTACTACAAAACTCTACCCGTAAGAACGACTATCAGCAATACAAGCAATACGCCAAGCTGATTAATGATCAGGCTCAAAGAGCAAACACGCTAAGAGGACTGATGGAATTCAACAGCAATCGGAAACCCGTGCCGATTGAAGAAGTGGAGTCTAAAGAGATTATCTTTAAGCGTTTTGCTACAGGAGCCATGTCATTCGGCTCCATTTCTCACGAAGCACATTCTACCCTGGCCATTGCCATGAACCGTATCGGAGGTAAGAGTAACAGCGGAGAGGGTGGAGAAGACGAGATTCGCTTTGAGCGCAAGCCTAATGGTGATTGGGAACGTTCGTCCATCAAACAGGTAGCTTCCGGTCGTTTTGGCGTCACCAGCCACTATCTGACCAACGCCAGCGAATTACAGATCAAAATGGCACAGGGTGCAAAGCCCGGTGAAGGTGGACAATTGCCCGGTCATAAGGTAGATGATTGGATAGGACGCGTGCGCCACTCTACCCCTGGTGTAGGCCTTATTTCTCCGCCACCGCACCACGATATCTATTCTATTGAGGATTTGGCGCAGCTTATTTACGATCTGAAAAATACTAATCGTGAAGCCCGTATCAATGTAAAACTGGTGGCTTCCTCAGGAGTAGGTACTATTGCAGCTGGTGTTTCTAAAGCCCATGCTGATGTAGTGCTGATCTCCGGACACGACGGAGGAACAGGAGCTTCTCCTATCAGTTCAATTCGTCATGCTGGTCTTCCCTGGGAGCTTGGGCTTTCTGAAACGCACCAGACTCTGGTGAAGAACAATCTGCGCAGCCGTATTACGGTACAGACTGACGGACAGATTAAAACCGGACGAGATATCGCAGTAGCTATATTACTGGGGGCTGAGGAATTTGGCGTTTCTACTGCTGCGTTGGTGACAGAAGGTTGTATCATGATGCGCAAGTGTCATTTAAATACCTGTCCGGTAGGCGTAGCTACCCAAGACCCTGATTTGAGAGCACTTTTTACCGGTAAAGCAGAACATGTAGTCAACCTGTTTACTTTCCTGGCAGAAGAGCTGAGAGAGATTATGGCAGAACTTGGGTTCCGTACCGTCAATGAAATGGTTGGTCAGGTAGACTGCCTCAAAGTGCGTGATAACATTGATCATTGGAAACTGAAGAAATTGGATCTGAGCCGTATCCTGGCTAAAGAAGAGGCCTCAGCACACGTAGGCATCTACAAACAGCAGGAGCAGGATCATGGAATTGAAGAAGTATTGGATTGGGAACTGCTTAAAGCTGCCAAGCCTGCTTTGGAAAATGCTGAACCTGCACAGGCCCACTTCAAGTTGATTAATACCAACCGCTCAGTAGGCGCTTTACTTTCTAATGAGATTTCCAAAAAGTTTGGTAAGCCCGGACTTCCTGCCGGAACCATTAATTTTAAGTTTAAAGGCTCAGCCGGGCAGAGTTTCGCTGCCTTCACGGCACCGGGTATTCGTTTTGAACTGGAAGGTGAGGCCAATGACTACTTTGGCAAAGGCTTATCCGGCAGTGAGTTGATTATTTATCCTCACAAGGAATCTAAGTACGTCCCTGAAAAGAACATGATCATCGGGAATGTCGCTTTCTATGGCGCTACTTCTGGCGATGCTTACATCAGAGGTATGGCGGGAGAACGTTTTTGCGTTAGAAATTCCGGAGTACGCGCTGTAGTAGAAGGTATAGGTGACCACGGATGCGAATATATGACGGGTGGAGTGGTAGTAGTGTTGGGTAAAACCGGACGTAACTTTGCTGCAGGTATGAGTGGAGGAATGGCCTTTGTCTATGATGTGGACAAGACTTTTGAAAAGTACTGCAACAAAGAACTGGTAGATCTTGAAAAACCTGACATGGATGATCAAATGATGATCAAAGGAATGATCAGCCGTCATCAGCAATATACCAATAGTACAGTGGCCGCCGAGTTACTGGAAAACTGGGAGGATAGCCTTCAACATTTTGTGAAAGTAATGCCTGCCGAATTTAAAGCTGTACTCAAGGAGAGAAAAGAACAGCAGGAACTTTCTGAAAATGAAGATATTAAGGCGAAAGCTGCCTCTAAAGTGTAA